Proteins from one Acidiphilium multivorum AIU301 genomic window:
- a CDS encoding ArgE/DapE family deacylase, whose product MTLDPDLAARLMDAVDAGFDEQVAFTQALVRFPSTRGAEAPIQDFVHRALRDRFYAMDRFTMDRDALARHAGAGRISAEHSDAPIVIGTHRPRRDTGRSLILQAHVDVVPTGPAEMWRHPPFEPVIAEGWMHGRGAADMKAGHAANIFALDALRRAGFQPAGTVHVESVVEEESTGNGALMTHLRGYRADAALIPEPQDERLVRANVGVLWFEIEVRGAPAHVRAMAEGANAIDAAYRIIADLRGLEAEWNARKGGHPLFAAEPHPINLNLGRIEGGDWASSVPSRCRLSCRISLYPGTRAGDAAREIEARIAAFAATDPMLAANPPRVSFNGFFAEGYVLEPGSAAEAALADAHAAATGAPLGTMMTGAYLDARVHALYDRIPALCYGPVSRGIHGIDEAVDLASVRRVTKAIALFVAQWCGLEPG is encoded by the coding sequence ATGACACTGGATCCGGATCTGGCGGCAAGGCTGATGGACGCCGTGGATGCCGGGTTCGACGAGCAGGTCGCCTTCACCCAGGCGCTGGTGCGCTTCCCCTCCACCCGCGGCGCCGAGGCGCCGATCCAGGACTTCGTCCATCGCGCGCTGCGAGACCGCTTCTATGCGATGGACCGCTTCACCATGGACCGCGACGCGCTGGCGCGGCATGCGGGTGCGGGCCGGATTTCGGCCGAACATTCCGACGCGCCGATCGTGATCGGCACCCATCGCCCGCGGCGCGACACCGGCCGCTCGCTGATCCTGCAGGCGCATGTCGACGTCGTGCCGACGGGCCCGGCGGAGATGTGGCGGCATCCGCCCTTCGAGCCGGTGATCGCGGAGGGGTGGATGCACGGGCGGGGCGCGGCCGACATGAAGGCCGGCCACGCCGCCAACATCTTCGCGCTCGACGCGCTGCGCCGCGCCGGGTTCCAGCCGGCCGGAACCGTGCATGTCGAATCGGTGGTCGAGGAGGAATCGACCGGCAACGGCGCGCTGATGACGCATCTGCGCGGCTATCGGGCCGATGCCGCGCTGATTCCCGAACCGCAGGACGAACGCCTGGTGCGCGCCAATGTCGGCGTGCTCTGGTTCGAGATCGAGGTGCGCGGCGCGCCGGCGCATGTCCGCGCCATGGCGGAGGGCGCGAACGCGATCGATGCCGCATATCGCATCATCGCCGATCTGCGCGGGCTGGAGGCGGAGTGGAACGCGCGCAAGGGCGGGCATCCGCTTTTCGCCGCCGAGCCGCACCCGATCAATCTCAATCTCGGCCGGATCGAGGGTGGGGACTGGGCCTCCTCGGTGCCGAGCCGATGCCGGCTTTCCTGCCGGATCTCGCTCTATCCGGGCACGCGGGCGGGCGATGCCGCGCGCGAGATCGAGGCGCGGATCGCCGCCTTCGCCGCGACGGACCCGATGCTCGCAGCCAACCCGCCGCGCGTCAGCTTCAACGGCTTCTTCGCCGAGGGCTACGTGCTGGAGCCGGGATCGGCGGCGGAGGCGGCGCTGGCCGACGCCCACGCGGCGGCGACCGGTGCGCCGCTCGGCACGATGATGACCGGCGCCTATCTCGATGCGCGGGTGCATGCGCTCTACGACCGGATTCCGGCGCTGTGCTACGGCCCGGTCTCGCGTGGGATTCACGGGATCGACGAGGCGGTGGACCTCGCCTCGGTGCGGCGGGTGACGAAGGCGATCGCGCTGTTCGTCGCGCAATGGTGCGGATTGGAGCCGGGCTGA
- the hslU gene encoding ATP-dependent protease ATPase subunit HslU → MIDSPTYTPREIVSELDRFIVGQQDAKRAVAIALRNRWRRQQLPEGLREEVVPKNILMIGPTGCGKTEIARRLAKLAQAPFIKVEATKFTEVGYVGRDVESIVRDLVEVSITMLRDMSRKGVQARAELAAEDRLLTALVGEGASSETRNRFRRMLRDGEMEEKEIDVDVSEAPPNVIGQMDMPGMPPGGAINLGDMMKSMFGRQHGRKRMTVAAARAALEREEADRLLDNEQLTADARLHAETHGIVFLDEIDKICARTESGFRGGDVSREGVQRDLLPLIEGTTVSTKYGPVKTDHILFIASGAFHVAKPSDLLPELQGRLPIRVELASLSREDFRRILTEPEHSLLKQYVALMKTENVDLHFTDDAVDAVAALAADINDRVENIGARRLATVLERLLEEISFAATDRAGETVTVDAALVNDKVAPLAARGDLGRFIL, encoded by the coding sequence GTGATCGACAGCCCGACCTACACGCCCCGCGAAATCGTCTCCGAGCTCGACCGCTTCATCGTCGGCCAGCAGGACGCGAAGCGCGCCGTCGCCATCGCGCTGCGCAACCGATGGCGCCGCCAGCAGCTCCCCGAGGGGCTGCGCGAGGAGGTGGTGCCGAAGAACATCCTGATGATCGGGCCGACCGGCTGCGGCAAGACCGAGATCGCCCGCCGCCTCGCCAAGCTCGCCCAGGCGCCGTTCATCAAGGTCGAGGCGACGAAATTCACCGAGGTGGGCTATGTCGGCCGCGATGTGGAAAGCATCGTGCGCGACCTCGTCGAGGTGTCGATCACGATGCTGCGCGACATGAGCCGCAAGGGCGTGCAGGCCCGCGCCGAACTCGCCGCCGAGGATCGGCTGCTGACCGCGCTGGTGGGCGAGGGGGCCTCGTCGGAGACGCGCAACCGCTTCCGCCGGATGCTGCGCGACGGCGAGATGGAAGAAAAGGAAATCGACGTCGACGTGAGCGAGGCGCCGCCCAACGTGATCGGCCAGATGGACATGCCGGGCATGCCGCCGGGCGGCGCGATTAATCTCGGCGACATGATGAAGTCGATGTTCGGCCGCCAGCATGGCCGCAAGCGGATGACCGTCGCCGCCGCCCGCGCCGCGCTGGAGCGCGAGGAGGCCGACCGCCTGCTCGACAACGAGCAGCTGACCGCTGATGCCCGCCTGCACGCCGAGACGCACGGCATCGTCTTTCTCGACGAGATCGACAAGATCTGCGCGCGCACCGAAAGCGGCTTCCGCGGTGGCGACGTCTCGCGCGAGGGCGTGCAGCGCGACCTGCTGCCGCTGATCGAGGGCACGACGGTCTCGACCAAATACGGTCCGGTGAAGACCGATCACATTCTCTTCATCGCCTCGGGCGCGTTCCACGTCGCCAAGCCGTCGGACCTGCTGCCGGAACTGCAGGGGCGGCTGCCGATCCGCGTCGAGCTCGCCTCGCTCTCGCGCGAGGATTTCCGCCGCATCCTGACCGAGCCGGAACATTCCCTGCTCAAGCAGTATGTCGCGCTGATGAAGACCGAGAATGTCGACCTGCACTTCACCGACGACGCGGTCGATGCCGTGGCGGCGCTGGCGGCCGACATCAACGACCGGGTCGAGAATATCGGCGCGCGTCGGTTGGCCACGGTGCTGGAGCGGCTGCTCGAGGAGATCAGCTTCGCCGCGACCGACCGCGCCGGCGAGACCGTGACGGTCGACGCCGCCCTGGTCAACGACAAGGTCGCCCCGCTCGCCGCGCGCGGCGATCTCGGCCGCTTCATCCTGTAA
- a CDS encoding RNA methyltransferase: MTGRDEGADLAPIDPSPVIILVRPQLAENIGSVARAMGNGGLFHLRLVAPRDGWPQDRAMRTASGAYRILEAATVHDTVADAVGDLHRVFATCPRPRHIVKPLLTARGAAAELREIGARGLKCGILFGPERAGLDNDDIACADSLIRYPLNPRFMSLNLAQAVMVMAYEWWIAGEAAPVRKLQTHKTHVATKGELENFLTHLIAECDEAGFLRNEQKRPGMVRNIRHFFQRGEVTEQELRTLHGIVTELARGRRGAR; the protein is encoded by the coding sequence ATGACCGGGCGCGATGAAGGCGCTGATCTCGCGCCGATCGACCCGTCCCCCGTCATCATCCTGGTCCGCCCGCAGCTTGCCGAGAATATCGGCTCGGTCGCGCGGGCAATGGGCAATGGCGGGCTGTTCCATCTCCGCCTCGTCGCTCCGCGCGACGGCTGGCCGCAGGACCGGGCGATGCGCACCGCCTCCGGCGCCTACCGCATCCTCGAAGCCGCGACGGTGCATGACACGGTGGCCGACGCGGTGGGCGACCTGCACCGCGTCTTCGCCACCTGTCCGCGCCCGCGCCACATCGTCAAGCCGCTGCTCACCGCCCGCGGTGCCGCCGCCGAACTGCGCGAGATCGGCGCTCGCGGCCTGAAATGCGGCATCCTGTTCGGCCCCGAGCGCGCCGGCCTCGACAATGACGACATCGCCTGCGCCGACAGCCTGATCCGCTACCCGCTCAACCCGCGCTTCATGTCCCTCAACCTCGCCCAGGCGGTGATGGTGATGGCCTATGAATGGTGGATCGCCGGCGAGGCCGCGCCGGTGCGCAAGCTGCAGACCCACAAGACCCATGTCGCGACCAAGGGCGAGCTGGAAAACTTCCTCACCCACCTGATCGCCGAATGCGACGAGGCCGGTTTCCTGCGCAACGAGCAGAAACGGCCCGGCATGGTGCGCAACATCCGCCACTTCTTCCAGCGCGGCGAGGTGACGGAACAGGAATTGCGCACGCTGCATGGCATCGTCACCGAACTTGCGCGCGGCCGCCGTGGCGCGCGTTGA
- a CDS encoding hydrogenase large subunit, which yields MTGSPMPPPCSADAPPMVDAAGWRAAGAALASGERVLVALWAARDDAGARVHLATRRPNGSDLAVIALRAEDGSYPSIGRYHPGAILMERALQDASGLRAEGLPDPRPWLDHERDFAFLPAEGEGLHRIPVGPIHAGTIEPGHFRFTVNGETIVRLEARLGYTHKGTLGLMRGATPDAASRLAGRVSGDSTVAYAWAFARAVEAALGVVVPKRASVLRGVMAELERLANHAGDFGAICNDAGFPLINAHAGALRETILRQAEACFGHRLMMDRIVPGGVAADLAPASAASLLAELPSWRGRFERLVELYGKTASLQDRVVGAGRLAPDLARRLGCGGYVGRAAGQDFDARRDAPYPPYDRHAPDVPALAAGDVDARVRIRIAEIRASVALIGELLGDLPEGDIRASRPENGGEAFGCALVEGFRGDVFAAVRLRGAVVADAFMRDPSWFFWPALEAAIEGNIVADFPLCNKSFNAAYSGCDL from the coding sequence ATGACTGGTTCGCCCATGCCGCCGCCCTGCTCGGCTGACGCGCCGCCGATGGTCGACGCCGCCGGATGGCGCGCGGCAGGTGCTGCACTCGCTTCGGGGGAGCGCGTGCTGGTCGCGCTCTGGGCGGCGCGGGATGATGCGGGGGCGCGCGTTCATCTGGCGACACGACGGCCCAACGGGAGCGATCTCGCGGTGATCGCCCTGCGCGCGGAGGACGGTTCCTATCCGTCGATCGGGCGGTATCATCCGGGGGCGATCCTGATGGAGCGGGCCTTGCAGGATGCGAGCGGGCTCCGCGCCGAGGGATTGCCCGATCCGCGCCCCTGGCTCGACCATGAGCGGGACTTCGCCTTCCTGCCCGCCGAGGGCGAGGGGCTGCACCGGATACCGGTGGGGCCGATCCATGCCGGGACGATCGAGCCGGGCCATTTCCGCTTCACGGTGAACGGCGAGACGATCGTGCGGCTGGAGGCGCGGCTCGGCTACACGCACAAGGGCACGCTCGGGCTGATGCGGGGAGCGACACCGGATGCGGCGTCGCGTCTCGCCGGGCGGGTTTCGGGCGATTCGACCGTGGCCTATGCGTGGGCCTTTGCCCGCGCGGTCGAGGCGGCACTCGGGGTTGTCGTGCCGAAGCGGGCGTCAGTGCTGCGCGGGGTGATGGCCGAGCTCGAACGCCTCGCCAATCATGCTGGCGATTTCGGCGCGATTTGCAACGATGCCGGGTTCCCGCTGATCAACGCCCATGCCGGCGCGCTGCGCGAGACGATCCTGCGCCAGGCCGAGGCCTGCTTTGGCCACCGGCTGATGATGGACCGGATCGTCCCCGGCGGGGTTGCCGCCGATCTGGCGCCGGCTTCCGCCGCTTCCCTGCTTGCCGAATTGCCGTCCTGGCGCGGGCGGTTCGAGCGACTGGTCGAACTCTATGGCAAGACCGCCTCGTTGCAGGACCGGGTGGTCGGCGCCGGAAGACTCGCCCCCGACCTTGCCCGCCGCCTCGGCTGCGGCGGCTATGTCGGCCGCGCCGCGGGGCAGGATTTCGACGCCCGGCGCGATGCGCCCTACCCGCCCTATGACCGCCATGCGCCCGACGTGCCCGCGCTTGCGGCCGGCGATGTCGATGCGCGGGTGCGGATCCGGATCGCCGAGATCCGCGCCAGCGTCGCGCTGATCGGCGAGTTGCTCGGCGATCTGCCGGAGGGCGACATTCGCGCCTCACGGCCGGAGAACGGTGGCGAGGCGTTCGGCTGCGCGCTGGTGGAAGGGTTCAGGGGCGATGTCTTCGCCGCGGTGCGGCTGCGCGGCGCGGTGGTGGCGGATGCGTTCATGCGCGATCCGTCGTGGTTTTTCTGGCCAGCGCTGGAAGCGGCGATCGAGGGCAACATCGTCGCCGACTTCCCGCTCTGCAACAAGAGCTTCAACGCCGCCTATTCGGGGTGCGACCTGTAA
- a CDS encoding SHOCT domain-containing protein: MNRLKRIAAPAALAALPGLAFAQGGAGPGGFGYGPGMMWWDDGWTTMFLGPFFMILVLAVIVMVAVALLRSAGTFTHGPTHPPQRTALDILKERFARGEIDAAEFESRRRTLGD; encoded by the coding sequence ATGAACAGGCTGAAACGGATTGCGGCACCGGCCGCGCTCGCCGCCCTGCCGGGCCTCGCCTTCGCGCAGGGCGGGGCGGGACCTGGCGGGTTCGGCTACGGACCGGGCATGATGTGGTGGGATGATGGGTGGACGACGATGTTTCTCGGACCTTTCTTCATGATCCTCGTTCTCGCCGTGATCGTCATGGTGGCGGTGGCGCTGCTGCGCTCCGCCGGCACGTTCACCCACGGGCCGACGCATCCGCCGCAGCGGACGGCGCTCGATATCCTCAAGGAGCGCTTCGCGCGCGGCGAGATCGACGCTGCCGAGTTCGAGTCCCGGCGGCGCACGCTGGGGGATTGA
- a CDS encoding NRAMP family divalent metal transporter, which yields MSPRSRRSRLPFLAVLGPGIVVMLADTEVGSIITASQSGVAWGYRLLLLQFILIPILFVVQELTVRLGIFTGKGHGELIRDTFGKGWAWLSAGGLAVATVGALLSEFSGVAGVGELYGIPRAVTLTLAVVFLLVVAFTGSYRRVERVAIALGLFELVFFVIAFVSRPDVDQIAAQTFQPALGNPGYLYLVAANIGAVIMPWMIFYQQSAVADKRLTPADFKYARWDTAIGAVVTQLVMAAVLISTAATIGRHNPNASLDTVGDITAALTPYLGVAMGKLVFGAGVLGAGLVAAIVASLALAWGLGEVAGYRRSLEDHPLRARWFYGVYAACLILGAVLVGVVPNLVILNIAVEVMNALLLPLVLGFLVMLGLKALPPQVRLRGWYAGLAIAMSAVTAGLGVYGGLSGAGLF from the coding sequence GTGTCACCGCGTTCCCGTCGTTCGCGCCTGCCCTTCCTCGCCGTGCTCGGCCCTGGCATCGTCGTCATGCTCGCGGATACCGAGGTGGGCAGCATCATCACGGCGTCGCAATCCGGCGTAGCTTGGGGCTATCGGCTGCTGCTGCTGCAGTTCATCCTGATTCCCATTCTCTTTGTGGTTCAGGAACTCACCGTCCGGCTCGGCATCTTCACCGGCAAGGGCCATGGCGAACTGATCCGCGACACGTTCGGCAAGGGCTGGGCCTGGCTTTCGGCCGGGGGCCTCGCGGTTGCCACCGTCGGCGCGCTGCTCTCGGAATTCTCCGGTGTGGCCGGCGTGGGCGAGCTTTATGGCATCCCCCGCGCGGTGACGCTGACGCTCGCCGTCGTGTTCCTGCTCGTGGTCGCGTTCACCGGCTCCTATCGCCGGGTCGAGCGGGTGGCGATCGCCTTGGGCCTGTTCGAGCTGGTGTTCTTCGTCATCGCCTTCGTCTCGCGGCCGGATGTCGACCAGATCGCCGCGCAGACCTTCCAGCCGGCGCTGGGCAATCCAGGTTATCTCTACCTCGTCGCCGCCAATATCGGCGCCGTGATCATGCCGTGGATGATCTTCTACCAGCAATCGGCGGTGGCGGATAAGCGGCTGACGCCGGCGGATTTCAAGTATGCGCGCTGGGATACCGCGATCGGCGCGGTGGTCACCCAGCTCGTCATGGCGGCGGTGCTGATCTCGACCGCCGCGACGATCGGCCGGCACAACCCCAATGCCAGCCTCGACACGGTGGGCGACATCACCGCGGCCCTCACCCCCTATCTCGGCGTCGCGATGGGCAAGCTGGTGTTCGGCGCCGGCGTGCTCGGCGCCGGGCTGGTGGCGGCCATCGTCGCCTCGCTCGCGCTGGCCTGGGGACTTGGCGAGGTGGCAGGGTATCGCCGCTCGCTGGAGGATCACCCGCTGCGCGCAAGGTGGTTCTACGGCGTCTATGCCGCCTGCCTGATCCTCGGCGCAGTGCTGGTCGGCGTAGTGCCGAACCTCGTGATCCTGAACATCGCCGTCGAGGTGATGAACGCGCTGCTGCTGCCGCTGGTGCTCGGCTTCCTGGTGATGCTCGGCCTCAAGGCGCTGCCGCCGCAGGTGCGGCTGCGGGGCTGGTATGCCGGGCTTGCCATCGCGATGTCGGCGGTCACCGCGGGGCTTGGCGTCTATGGCGGGCTGTCCGGGGCCGGCCTGTTCTGA
- a CDS encoding amidase family protein, giving the protein MTELWQLTASDLAARIRRREVSAREAAAAALARLDEVNPAINAVIDHRPERALAAAGRIDAALARGDDPGPLAGVPVTVKVNIDQKGFATTNGIRLQMDLVAQSNSPVVDNLERAGAVIIGRTNTPAFSMRWFTTNQLHGDTRNPHDPALTPGGSSGGAAAAVASGIGAFAHGTDIAGSIRYPAYACGLHGLRPSIGRVAAFNASGPERGIGAQITAVSGPIGRSMADLRLALAAMAQPDPSPEGPRDPWWCPAPLDGPDLPRRAALCLRPGGMKVVPEVEAALIAAGRALETAGWAVETIDDLPHMREAVEVQIQLWLGDGFDALASTVAQEGDPGAMTVIDSFRELAKSWPGDVVAQALKRRATIARAWRQLLARFPVLMMPTSGELPFRDGLDLAGPDSFRRVWDAQATQIALPLVGLPGLNVAAGFAGRAPLGVQLVAAPFREDVLLAAGAAIARDDAPIMPIDPRGAG; this is encoded by the coding sequence ATGACCGAACTCTGGCAACTCACCGCATCCGACCTCGCCGCGCGCATCCGCCGACGCGAGGTTTCGGCGCGCGAGGCGGCCGCCGCCGCGCTCGCCCGGCTGGACGAGGTGAACCCGGCGATCAACGCCGTGATCGACCATCGCCCGGAACGGGCGCTGGCCGCCGCCGGGCGGATCGACGCGGCACTCGCCCGCGGCGATGATCCGGGCCCGCTCGCCGGCGTTCCCGTCACGGTGAAGGTGAATATCGACCAGAAGGGATTCGCCACCACCAACGGAATCCGCCTGCAGATGGATCTCGTTGCCCAGAGCAACAGTCCGGTGGTCGACAACCTGGAACGCGCGGGAGCGGTCATCATTGGCCGCACCAATACCCCCGCCTTCTCGATGCGCTGGTTCACGACCAACCAGTTGCACGGTGACACACGAAATCCGCACGATCCGGCGCTGACGCCCGGCGGCTCGTCCGGCGGGGCGGCGGCGGCGGTCGCGAGCGGGATCGGCGCTTTCGCCCACGGCACCGACATTGCCGGCTCGATCCGCTACCCGGCCTATGCCTGTGGCCTGCACGGGTTGCGGCCGAGCATCGGCCGTGTCGCGGCGTTCAACGCCTCGGGGCCCGAGCGCGGCATCGGCGCGCAGATCACCGCCGTCTCCGGCCCGATCGGGCGCAGCATGGCGGATCTGCGCCTCGCCCTCGCGGCGATGGCCCAACCCGACCCGAGTCCGGAGGGCCCACGCGACCCGTGGTGGTGCCCGGCGCCGCTCGACGGGCCGGACCTGCCGCGGCGGGCGGCACTCTGCCTGCGCCCCGGCGGGATGAAGGTGGTCCCCGAAGTCGAGGCGGCGCTGATCGCGGCGGGCCGGGCGCTCGAGACGGCGGGCTGGGCGGTCGAGACGATCGACGACCTGCCGCACATGCGCGAGGCGGTCGAGGTGCAGATCCAGCTCTGGCTCGGCGATGGTTTCGACGCGCTGGCCTCGACCGTCGCGCAGGAGGGCGATCCCGGCGCGATGACGGTGATCGACTCCTTCCGCGAGCTGGCGAAATCCTGGCCGGGCGACGTGGTTGCGCAGGCGCTGAAGCGCCGCGCCACCATCGCCCGCGCCTGGCGCCAGCTGCTCGCCCGCTTCCCCGTGCTGATGATGCCGACCTCCGGCGAGCTGCCCTTCCGCGACGGGCTCGACCTCGCCGGGCCGGACTCCTTCCGCCGCGTGTGGGATGCGCAGGCGACGCAGATCGCGCTGCCGCTGGTCGGGCTGCCGGGCCTCAATGTCGCGGCCGGCTTCGCCGGCCGTGCGCCGCTGGGCGTGCAACTCGTCGCCGCCCCCTTCCGCGAGGATGTGCTGCTCGCCGCCGGCGCCGCGATCGCGCGGGACGATGCGCCGATCATGCCGATCGACCCGCGCGGCGCCGGCTGA
- a CDS encoding ferritin-like domain-containing protein: MDQVESAAPNAFLRDVRAISARMHGALLDEESEGADPALVLLQSALTAEILCVWRYTMMSVSLAGLKQPRIGAEFQEQANDERRHMVAIAQRIRELGGTPDFSPHGLETRFGEFGTRADLAGLVEQNLAAEREVIGLYRRMIDHFEPHDPVTALMLTNILEEESEHATDMQDLLSIETGGHG; encoded by the coding sequence ATGGACCAGGTCGAAAGCGCAGCGCCGAACGCGTTCCTGAGGGATGTGCGCGCCATCTCGGCGCGGATGCACGGCGCGCTGCTCGATGAGGAGTCGGAGGGCGCCGATCCCGCGCTCGTTCTCCTGCAAAGCGCGCTCACGGCCGAAATCCTCTGCGTCTGGCGCTACACCATGATGTCGGTCTCGCTCGCCGGGCTGAAACAGCCGCGCATCGGCGCCGAGTTCCAGGAACAGGCGAATGACGAGCGCCGCCACATGGTCGCCATCGCGCAGCGCATCCGCGAACTCGGCGGCACGCCGGATTTCTCCCCGCACGGGCTCGAAACCCGCTTCGGCGAATTCGGCACCAGGGCGGATCTCGCCGGCCTCGTCGAACAGAACCTCGCCGCCGAGCGCGAGGTGATCGGCCTCTACCGCCGGATGATCGACCATTTCGAGCCGCACGACCCGGTCACCGCGCTGATGCTCACCAACATCCTCGAAGAGGAAAGCGAGCACGCGACCGACATGCAGGACCTGCTTTCGATCGAGACCGGCGGCCACGGCTGA
- the cysS gene encoding cysteine--tRNA ligase, which translates to MIQIKLHNTKTRRREPFAPADPAHVKLYVCGPTVYDRAHLGNARTVVVFDTLVRLLRHLFPRVTYVRNITDIDDKINARAAETGETIGEITARTTSWFHEDMAALYCAPPDIEPRATGHIGDIIALIERLIARGHAYAAEGHVLFAVATDAEYGKFSGRSPEELLAGARVDVATYKRDPGDFVLWKPSPPDLPGWDSPWGRGRPGWHIECSAMIHATLGETIDIHGGGADLIFPHHENEIAQSCCAFPGSEFARVWVHAGMLQVNGQKMSKSLGNFRTVQDVLDEAPGEAVRFLLLKTHYRGVLDFSTAALAEAKRELDRFYRALEKHADPAPAATPPAAFIEALADDLNTPGAIAELHALADAAMQGDAASAAGLRAAGMLIGIFNHTADQWFRGEATDDARIDALIAERLAARRNKDFARADAIRAELAAAGILLEDGPGGTTWRRA; encoded by the coding sequence ATGATCCAGATCAAGCTGCACAACACGAAAACACGCCGGCGCGAGCCCTTCGCCCCCGCCGACCCCGCGCATGTGAAGCTCTATGTCTGCGGTCCCACGGTCTATGACCGCGCGCATCTCGGCAATGCGCGCACGGTGGTGGTGTTCGACACGCTGGTCCGCCTGCTGCGCCACCTGTTCCCGCGCGTCACCTATGTGCGGAACATCACCGACATCGATGACAAGATCAACGCCCGCGCCGCCGAAACCGGCGAGACGATCGGCGAGATCACCGCGCGGACGACAAGCTGGTTCCACGAGGACATGGCCGCCCTGTACTGCGCCCCGCCCGATATCGAGCCGCGCGCCACCGGGCATATCGGCGACATCATCGCCCTCATCGAGCGCCTGATCGCCCGCGGCCACGCCTATGCCGCCGAGGGCCATGTCCTGTTCGCCGTCGCGACCGATGCGGAATACGGCAAGTTTTCCGGCCGCTCGCCCGAGGAACTGCTGGCCGGCGCGCGGGTGGACGTCGCCACCTACAAGCGCGATCCGGGCGATTTCGTGCTCTGGAAACCCTCGCCGCCCGACCTGCCGGGCTGGGACAGCCCCTGGGGCCGCGGCCGGCCGGGCTGGCACATCGAATGCTCGGCGATGATCCACGCCACCCTCGGCGAGACGATCGACATCCATGGCGGCGGCGCCGACCTGATCTTCCCGCATCATGAGAACGAGATCGCCCAGTCCTGCTGCGCCTTTCCCGGCTCGGAATTCGCCCGCGTCTGGGTGCATGCCGGCATGTTGCAGGTGAACGGCCAGAAAATGTCGAAATCCCTCGGCAATTTCCGCACCGTTCAGGACGTGCTGGACGAGGCGCCGGGCGAGGCGGTGCGCTTCCTGCTGCTCAAGACGCATTATCGCGGCGTGCTTGACTTCTCCACCGCCGCGCTGGCCGAAGCGAAGCGGGAGCTCGACCGGTTCTACCGCGCACTGGAAAAGCATGCCGACCCCGCGCCCGCCGCCACACCGCCCGCCGCCTTCATCGAGGCCCTGGCGGATGACCTGAACACCCCCGGCGCGATTGCCGAACTCCACGCGCTGGCCGATGCTGCGATGCAGGGCGATGCCGCCAGCGCCGCCGGCCTGCGCGCCGCCGGCATGCTGATCGGCATCTTCAATCACACTGCCGACCAGTGGTTCCGCGGTGAGGCGACCGACGATGCGCGGATCGACGCGCTGATCGCCGAGCGTCTGGCCGCGCGGAGGAACAAGGATTTCGCCCGCGCCGACGCGATCCGCGCCGAACTCGCCGCCGCCGGCATCCTGCTCGAGGACGGTCCCGGCGGTACCACCTGGCGGCGCGCATGA
- a CDS encoding NADH-quinone oxidoreductase subunit B family protein — MRRTLFESLHRGTMTETAPPRDAETAALVAELDRAALRRLGRSLAIRAVDAGSCNGCELEIIALGNVLYDLERFGLKLVASPRHADVLLATGPMTRNMSAATRLAYEAMPAPKFVVAVGDCGRDGGVFAASPHCLGGTASVLPVTLTIPGCPPTPAALLRGLIGLLG, encoded by the coding sequence ATGCGCAGAACCCTCTTCGAAAGCCTCCATCGCGGCACCATGACCGAAACGGCTCCGCCGCGCGACGCCGAAACCGCCGCGCTGGTCGCGGAACTCGACCGGGCGGCGTTGCGGCGGCTCGGCCGGTCGCTGGCGATCCGCGCGGTGGATGCGGGATCGTGCAATGGCTGCGAGCTCGAAATCATCGCCCTTGGCAACGTGCTTTACGATCTGGAGCGGTTCGGGCTGAAACTGGTCGCCTCGCCCCGCCATGCTGATGTGCTGCTGGCGACCGGCCCGATGACGCGGAACATGAGTGCCGCGACGCGGCTGGCCTACGAGGCGATGCCGGCGCCGAAATTCGTCGTTGCCGTGGGCGATTGCGGGCGCGATGGCGGGGTGTTCGCGGCGAGCCCGCATTGCCTCGGGGGCACGGCGTCGGTCCTGCCGGTCACGCTCACGATTCCGGGCTGCCCGCCGACACCGGCCGCGCTGTTGCGCGGGCTGATCGGCCTGCTGGGGTAG